In Betaproteobacteria bacterium, the sequence GCCAAGACATTCAGCAGCACTTCCGAATCAGAGTTGGTATTGATATGCCGACGGTCAAGACGGAACATCTCGCCCTTCAACTGCTCGGCATTGGTCAGATTCCCGTTGTGGCCAAGGACGAGACCAAACGGCGAATTGACGTAAAACGGCTGCGCCTCGGCAAAATTGTAGGCGGACCCGGCAGTCGGGTAGCGCACATGACCGATCCCGCAGTTACCGGGCAAGGCGCGCATGTTGCGGGTGCGAAAGACGTCACGCACCAGTCCCGGCCCCTTGTGCAGATGGAAGGTATTACCCTCGGCCGTTGCAATACCTGCCGCATCCTGGCCACGGTGCTGGAGCACCATCAGACCATCGTAAAGCAGCTGATTGACTGGTGTTGTCGCCATTACACCCAAAATCCCGCACATAACTTTTTTCCCGCCTAACTAAATCGAATTCGTTTTGCCAAATCGTCCGGCAACCATGACTTGGTGGCGAGAACGATTGTTTCAAGGGGAGCTGCCAACGTGGCGTTCCGCCACCATGGCTGCGTCGGCGCAGAAGTCATGCCGCCCAGACCGACCAGGACCATACACACCAGCACACCGCGAACCAGCCCGAAAATCATGCCAAGAATGCGATCCGATATGGACAAGCCCAAGGCCTTGACCATGCTGCGCACAACCATACTCAACAAAGACATCGTAATCAGCACACCGACAAAAATCGCCACACACCCTGCCAACGTACGCAAAGCCGGATCAGACAATCCAGTAAATACCGCCCGCCCGACCGGCGTACCGAACTCCACAGCAGCGAAGATCGCTGCTATCCAGGCCAGCAATGCGATGACTTCGCCAACCACGCCGCGCCAAAGTCCCAACAATAGCGAGATGCCGACAATACCGATAACAGCGTAGTCAAAACCGGTCATGGTTTGGCCGATACCACCCCGGAAACACCAACCCGCTTCATCTTCTCAAGCGCCTTGTCGGCAGCTTCACGATTGGCGAAAGGTCCGGCTCGAACGCGCGTCTTCTTGCCCTGCGGTGTATTCAGCGGTTCAGTGAAGGTCTTGATACCCTGCTCGCTGAGTTTGGCCTTCAGTGTCTTGACGTTCGCCTCATTGGAGAAGGCGCCAATCAAAATCAGATATTCCCCGCCCTTTGCGGCCGGCTTTGCCTCAGCAGCTTGCCCTGCCAGAATAGCTGCAGCACGCTTTGCATCATCAGCACTGGGCTTTTCAGCAGCCTTTTCCGAAGGTTTCACGACAGGTTTTGCAACCGGATTTTCAGGCGCTTTTTCCTGAGTCTTTTCGGGCTTGGTTACTGATTTTTGGTCGACTTTTTCGGCATGCTTGTCGTCAGCGCTTCCGTCCTTGACTGCCCCCAGAATCCTGGCTGTCGGTTTGACAAGCGGCTCTGCAAGCGGTTTGGCCGCAGCTTCGGCTGGCAATTTATTCTGCAGCAAAGCCTCTGCCGGCTTTTCAGCGCTCCGCTCTACTGGCGCTCCAGCAAATTTTGGGGCAAAGGGCTTTTCGTCCTGGCCGGGAATACGAATTTCAACATCCTGCACCGTCTGGCGTGGCTCGTGATCCATCACCATGGGCAGTACTACTGCGACCACGGAAACAAAGAAAACGGCCCCCACCAGGCGGCGGCGGGCACGTTTTTTTAGGGGCAACTGGGCGTCGTTGTCGTCCATGACTAGGGCTTTTTCCGAAGCGCTTCAAGCGCACCGGCTACCGTATAGAAGGAACCAAAGGCCAAGATTCTATCACTTTCAGCCGCCCGTCCCTTGGCTGCTTGCATTGCCTCGGCAGGAGAAGCGTGTTTGACGATCTCGCCCCCCAGCCCTGAATCGCGAATGATTCCGGCCAGATCTTCGGCCGAAGTGCCACGAATTCCAGCAAGCGTCGCCACATGCCAATAGTCGACTTTGTCTTTCAGCGGCGCCAGCGCACCAACAATATCCTTGTCGTTCAACATGCCGACGACAGCAAAAGTCCTGTCGAAAAAGCCCATGCTCGACAGATTATCGGCCAGCACCCGAATCGCTTGCGGATTGTGACCAACATCAAGAACGATAGCCGGCTTGCCCGGCACCACCTGGAAACGTCCTGGCAACTCCGTTTCTATCATCCCGGGGCGTATCGCCTGCATGGTCACCGGCAACTTGTTTCCCAGTACTTCGAGAGCTGCCAGCGCGACGGCGGCATTGTAAAGTTGGGTCGGGCCACGCAGTCCTGGATACGCCAAGGCGCGCTTGATTACCTGCGGGCCGGAGCGACACCACCAGCGCCATTGCAGGCGGTTTTCATTGGTTTCAGCACTCGGCCGCTCGAAACCAAAATCGCGACCGATCAGGCGCAGGTCGGCCCCGATTGCCGCGGCGTGATCGAGCAGCGTTTGCGGTGGATTCG encodes:
- a CDS encoding CvpA family protein — translated: MTGFDYAVIGIVGISLLLGLWRGVVGEVIALLAWIAAIFAAVEFGTPVGRAVFTGLSDPALRTLAGCVAIFVGVLITMSLLSMVVRSMVKALGLSISDRILGMIFGLVRGVLVCMVLVGLGGMTSAPTQPWWRNATLAAPLETIVLATKSWLPDDLAKRIRFS
- a CDS encoding SPOR domain-containing protein — translated: MDDNDAQLPLKKRARRRLVGAVFFVSVVAVVLPMVMDHEPRQTVQDVEIRIPGQDEKPFAPKFAGAPVERSAEKPAEALLQNKLPAEAAAKPLAEPLVKPTARILGAVKDGSADDKHAEKVDQKSVTKPEKTQEKAPENPVAKPVVKPSEKAAEKPSADDAKRAAAILAGQAAEAKPAAKGGEYLILIGAFSNEANVKTLKAKLSEQGIKTFTEPLNTPQGKKTRVRAGPFANREAADKALEKMKRVGVSGVVSAKP
- the folC gene encoding bifunctional tetrahydrofolate synthase/dihydrofolate synthase, with protein sequence MKTLEDWLAHLEGLHPKGQAGIELGLDRIRLVKNVLGQTQHCPVVIVGGTNGKGSTCAYLENIIDRAGYKVGCYTSPHLMAYNERVRLNGVSAGDEVLCAAFARVEAARQKAGDIALTYFEFGTLAAWEVFAEAGVEAAILEVGLGGRLDAVNAYEPDVSIVTTVALDHTDWLGPDRDSIGFEKAGIFRADKPALCADPNPPQTLLDHAAAIGADLRLIGRDFGFERPSAETNENRLQWRWWCRSGPQVIKRALAYPGLRGPTQLYNAAVALAALEVLGNKLPVTMQAIRPGMIETELPGRFQVVPGKPAIVLDVGHNPQAIRVLADNLSSMGFFDRTFAVVGMLNDKDIVGALAPLKDKVDYWHVATLAGIRGTSAEDLAGIIRDSGLGGEIVKHASPAEAMQAAKGRAAESDRILAFGSFYTVAGALEALRKKP